DNA from Thermomicrobiales bacterium:
ATGAATGCAATATGCCCAGGCATCACGCTGGACACGTGTTTCTCACCGGCCCGAGGCACAGGATATTTGGGCCCGTGCGTATCGCTCATGCAGGGGCGTATTGCATACGCTCGTGCAAAAGCCAACCCAACTGAACGTCGAGCAGCGGCATCGTAATGGTCCGACTTGGGCGGGTTGCAAACCCGACCGAATTGCACGTGCCGAGATGGTCGTGGGGTTAACCGGGCGTATGCGATACGCCCCTACATTTGGTTAAGTTGCCGCCCAATGGTCGTGGTGGATGAGCAGGTGAATATGGCGGCGACACGTTGCTATTGGCGGCTTTGGCGGACGGCTTCGTAGAGAAGCACCCCAGCGGCGACGGAGACGTTGAGCGATGTAGCGGTGCCGAGCATCGGGATGCGAACGGTGACATCGCAGCGGGAGACGGTTTCCGGGCTGAGGCCGCGGGCTTCGTTGCCGACGATGATTGCGACGGGCGCATGCAGGTTGGTGTCCCAGAGCTCGCCGGGGGCGTGGGCCGAGGTGGCGACGGTGCGGCAGCGTCCTGCCGTCCAGGCGAAGAGCTCGTCGTGGGATGCGGCGGCGTGGATCGGCAGGTGGAACGACGTGCCCAGGCTGGCGCGCATGGCGGATGGATGGGCCGGGTCGGTGCCGCCGAGGACGATCAGCGCCTTGCCGCCGGCTGAATCGGTGGCGCGGACGAGTGTGCCGAGGTTGCCGGGGTCGTGGATGTCGTCGGCGATGAGATAGATACCGTCCGCGTCGATTGCCAGATCACTGAGCGGCGCAGGGGTCCAACGCACGATCGCGACGAGTCCGATCGGGTTGTCGCGCGACGATATGCGCTCCATGTCACGGCTGGTCAGCTCGACGAGCCTTGCGCCGCGCTCGACGGCATCGTTGACGGCGGTCCAGGCAACGTCGCTGTGGAGACGCGCCGGATCGACCAGCAGCGCCTCCACGTCTTGACCCGTCTCGACCGCCGACGCAACCTGGCGAATGCCCTCGACGATGCAGCAGCCATCGGCCTCGCGGGTGCGTCGGTCGCGAAGATCGCGCACTCGCCGAAGCCAGGCTCGCGACGAGCGCGCCGATTCGCTCATTCCGACTTCGCTCCGGTTGCGGCCATGCCGAGGAAGACGCGGGCGGTCTGGCGAATGCCGTTGATGAAGTCGTCGATGCGGACGTTCTCGTTCGGCGCGTGGGCAGCCGAATCGGGGTAGCCGATACCGACGTTGGCAACCGGCACGCCGAGATGGCGGACGAACGAATCCATCGGGCCGGACCCGCCGCTGGTCGGGTGAACAACTGCCGGGCGGTCGTAGACATCCCAGGCGGTCTCGGCGACCAGCTTGACGAACGGATCGTCAGGATCGACACGAGCCGCGTCGTAGCCGCCG
Protein-coding regions in this window:
- a CDS encoding RNA methyltransferase — translated: MSESARSSRAWLRRVRDLRDRRTREADGCCIVEGIRQVASAVETGQDVEALLVDPARLHSDVAWTAVNDAVERGARLVELTSRDMERISSRDNPIGLVAIVRWTPAPLSDLAIDADGIYLIADDIHDPGNLGTLVRATDSAGGKALIVLGGTDPAHPSAMRASLGTSFHLPIHAAASHDELFAWTAGRCRTVATSAHAPGELWDTNLHAPVAIIVGNEARGLSPETVSRCDVTVRIPMLGTATSLNVSVAAGVLLYEAVRQSRQ